The following DNA comes from Phycisphaeraceae bacterium.
GGCAAAACGAACGTCGGCCAGCGAAGGAGCGGTCGACCGGAGCGCGGCGGCGGGGTCGGGCGACGTGCCGGCATCCGTATGGCCGCCCTCAAGCCGGGGCGCGGGCGTCGTGGTGTCGATCGACAGACCCGTGAGGCTCGGCGCCGCCTCGGACGCCGGCGCACGGAGCGCGGCCGCCGGGGCCGTTGATCCCGTCGTGATCTTGGTAGCCTCGCGCGGGGGTACAGGGGGAGTGGGGGTGCCCGGCTCCTCAAAGGCGATAAACACCTCCGGCGGCTTGGGGGCCGAGGAGCCGACGGCGACGCGCCACACCACCGCCGCCGCGGCGATCAGGATGAGCGCATGGACAATCACGGACCCCGAGATCGGCAGGCCGAAACCGGCCATCCACCGGCGCGCGCGCGCCGCCTGGAGTGCCTGAACGGGCGTCCCGTCCGGGGGGCTCACCGCGGGCGCCGGCGCGATCGTCTCAGGCTCCGTTGTCATCAGGGGCAGTCTCGGCGATGGCGCGTCGGAAGAGTGCGTTGTCCATGGCCAGCACCCCGGGGCCCATCAACATCAGGGCCAGGGCGGACATCAGCAGGGCGAACTGCAGCCACAGCGGCCCCCACGCCTGCAGGTCGAATGCGTCGTAGGAAGGCCAGAAACTAAACAGGCCCGAACCGGTGCGAACCGCCGGCCCGAGTTGCGACAGCCACATCGTCCCCAGCATGACACAGGCAAGGACCAATGCCCAGATCCGGGTGAGTAATCCCGCCAGGATCATCGCCCCGCCCGCGAACGCCGCGGTGGCAGCCAGGTAGGCCTGCCAGCGAGCCGAACTGCCGCTGCTCAGGACGCTGGGCCAGAGAATCGTCGGCGTCGATCCGTCCGCGCCGGGCGGGGGGTCGCCCGCATCGCTGATCGCGACCGCGATGCGGTAGACCTGCCGGACCGGGCGGGGGGCCATGAACTCTGAAGCGGCCCGGACCGGCGGGGCGGCGGGCTTCTCGATGGCCTGCGGGGGACGCCCGGCGTCGGGGTTCGGGGCCGGCCCGCTGTAGCGGTCGGCGGGCATCGGTTCCTGCCCGGGCGGAGGCAGAGGGGTCGGGGCGGGCTTGGCGGGTGCGGGACCGGCTGGCCCGGTGCCCGGCGCGGCGGCGTCGGGCGGCAGGACCGGGGGCGTCTGGACCTCGGGAGTCGGAGCGACCGGCACCGGCGCCGTCTCGACGGCCACGCCGAGATTGGCCAGCACCGCGGCCTCCCGGGGGGTGGGCGTGAAGTGGCCGAGGATCAGGGCCAGACCGCTCCAGGCGAAGGTCAGCCCGACCGACAACCGAAGCA
Coding sequences within:
- a CDS encoding DoxX family membrane protein; the protein is MNRSEPAGVRFAPLLLRLSVGLTFAWSGLALILGHFTPTPREAAVLANLGVAVETAPVPVAPTPEVQTPPVLPPDAAAPGTGPAGPAPAKPAPTPLPPPGQEPMPADRYSGPAPNPDAGRPPQAIEKPAAPPVRAASEFMAPRPVRQVYRIAVAISDAGDPPPGADGSTPTILWPSVLSSGSSARWQAYLAATAAFAGGAMILAGLLTRIWALVLACVMLGTMWLSQLGPAVRTGSGLFSFWPSYDAFDLQAWGPLWLQFALLMSALALMLMGPGVLAMDNALFRRAIAETAPDDNGA